The Biomphalaria glabrata chromosome 15, xgBioGlab47.1, whole genome shotgun sequence region GCCTGAACTGTAGATATGTATATGTTTGGTTATTATACTGCTTCCTTTTTAGCTTATTTAAACTATACTCAGCTGGGGATACAGCCTTTCAAAATGCAACTAGGGATTTAAAACATGCAGTTTAGTTGTAAGATACTTTGCAGTAGTTTTACCTTGCCTTTCCTGTcatcatttttacattttatctcTGTTACACTCTCTACAACTTTCTCCTTCTTTTTCATTACTATCTTATCCATTTCCTTAACAACACTGCCACTGTGTTTTTTATCTGTTTTAGCAACATCTGATGCCTGAAAATTTAAACAAGgcattaatttattttcacatcagaaataaaacactgaatgcAGACAGTTGACAAAAATGTTAGTAAtcctataaaaaataaacttagaatCTGAACTGAAGAAGAAATGTGAAAGTTGTAAGAAGCTGAACAGTAAGGTTACCTTGTCTTTCTTgttatcttttttaaatttaatcattGTCATGCTCTCTAATGTTTTCACCTTCTTTTTTAGAACAATCTCATCCACATTCATAGCTTCAGGCCCACTGAGTTCTTCATCCACTTTAACAACACTTGATGTCTGAAAATGTTAGCACAGCACTGATTTtcatagaatttttttaaatgctatatTGTAGACATATGAGCAACATAAGTataacaaagaaacatttactATAATAAAGTGTCAGCCAAATTTTAAAGTTAGTGTTCTTTAAAAGAAtgacaaaaaaagattttaacaaaaaaacactgAATGCAGATAAGTGAAAACAATAGTTATCCTATAAAAGAAAAGTTAGCTTCcttaaatttgaattaaatttgttttcccGTCAATGTGACTTGTAATTGTAAATTGTCTCTGACTTTAATAAGTTAACTTTTAGCAACATATTTCAATAAAGCTCAACAAAATGGCTAGAGTAAAATACAAAACTAATGTTATTAGAAACTATAATTaccacttttttaaaatgttaatttcatttgaagtaaaaaaaaaagtttcaatttaTATTTTGGTGACAAGGAAGAAAAAATTTCATTTACATTGTGGATCCATTAAAGCAGTTTAGTTGTAAGACAGTAGAAGTTTTACCTCGCCTTTCTTGTcatcatttttaaatttaatcttgGTTACACTCTCTACAACTTTCTCCTTCTTTTTCATAACTATCTTATCAATTTTCTTAACATCAGTGCCACTGTGTTTTTCATCTGTTTTTGCAACATCTGATGTCTGAATATTGGTTTATTTTCACAttagaaataaaacattgaatataaacaaatagaatCATTAGAATCTTAGCTGTGAAAAGGAGATTTTCTTTAGAGTTTatcattctataaataaaaaagttaagtccccctttgagaccttgcaatcaatagggcagatgatgtaaatgtcatctatttctgcagtccatggttaacaagggtgtcatgtggccagcacaatgaccaaccacctttactttatgacaagtttaaataatgctatgtaGTAATGAATTAAATTATGATATGTCATAATGCATTATTCATTTTACATATATTCACTGTCTGTTTATTTTGCAAATCCTTTAGCAGATAGATGTATCAGATAAATATCCAGAGGTCACTAAAAAAATTCACATAAAGTCAAAATACAACTTATCTATCAAAGTGTGACATGTAATTGAatatatataaagcatataGTTAAACATCTTTATTACAAAACTATATATACttaaactattttaatataTCAAGAGTTTGAAACTGAAGCTTAATTGCAGTCCCTCACTTAAATTGAGATGCAATATGAGTGaggtaaaataaagttttattgtaACAAGCTCAACATATACGTTACCTTGtctttcttgattttttttctaggtgtgtttgatgattctgCCTTATCATCTTCTTGATCAAAAGATCTTTTCATTGTGTACAAGAGAGATGGTATTGTGGGGAAATTAGAGCTCTGATTGTACAACTTGACAAGACATacctaataaataaaaaatacttaggATTAatcttatgtatatatataaacaaaaaaacacaaacatttaacacacatcaaatcatgcaaacataaaatgtctaaagtcagtgtagaagtcactatcccagtaacctaattttggtagaataagtgtgttcatatattttttttttgtgttcgtatttatgcatagtttgaaaacatcagaaatcttaatgatttcatgtgaggggctatgcctgggctggggatcttaaaatttagttaatcaagttaatgttaatatagaattaaaatctgagtttattgatgcctaaatatcgagactgtctgaaataaattatggtgtccggaatcaaataatgtgggtcaaatttgtattttgtcagaattaaatgaaaacacacagcCTCTTTGGCCTTAaacataataacaaatatacTATATAgcataggcccaaatttgaaagttttactTTGACAGCCCATTATTTTACAATCGttcgatatagaaaagaaaatgaagtaccaaaatcttctttagttaaataaaggagaataaggatgacttaTTGACTACTATAGTACTTATATTTGTACTCCTAACCTATagactatattttatatataataataggtgtccgaatagcataaactactttTAACTACTCTAGAATTACATCTACTtgaaattgatctagatctagatcactagAGTAGATCATCTAGTAGATgatctataaatctattctaGTGAGTCCAATCTAGTCTGAGTAgatcacatatatatatagattatagaaaattaatgatatattattatttattagatctatagtatagaGGGGGATTCGAGGCTCTTATAGTTTGAACACTCCATCGAATTCTCCTTTCtgaacgggtcgcttttttttgtttgtaatcaaattgtttttatgtttggagttAAAAACGACATTTCGGAACTGcacatgtccaattttagataagttccggtaattttgttccgtttttccaaagcagatggcagttatttagattctcggtaaccatgtatgtaaagctgttgttttaacctaccccggcaattcatacccatataagggatgaaggctatattatgagcctgtttgatcgtaggctgatgggcatatcaaaataagcttccaaacatctttagaaagacattccaatcacatttataccgttagctgttaaataaaatttaaaaagggggtgtccaaacaaataataatgaattcagctcattctcctttttgaacacagcaaaattgtattaagaaatattattgggattaataaatctatgattatttaatgaataaacatgacctagatcgagatatctagaatatataacttatgaatgaaagaaaaagtgtgggctgctaattgaagccagagaccatgcccactgcatgtgATCACGCAAGATATTATAAGCTggcggtgaggagaggtatacactcagcgtgtagtgtcactaactatccaacaggcagtggaaggaagggggagagagtcatgaaaataattataagcatctatgggagggaggggatgttaaggtttcacaaaaggaacatccaaatatgaaaagaagaagagggtccttggatgggagttaaaagaaagacagagagaaaatacaagtagccctagtagaaaatatcatgtttattaaattaaaataaataatttatagctctataatctatataaatttatttctgtctgtttctacacatagattatatagttatataggtatttaaataaataaactatatagtaatatatatacgatatatatatatatatatatatatatatatatatatatagcctatatatatatatatatagcctatatatatatatatatattatatatatatatatatagcctatatatatatatatatatatatatatatatatattatatatatatatatatattatatatatatatatatattatatatatatattatatatatatatagcctatatatatatatatatatatatatatatatatatatatatatatatatatatatatatatatatatatatatataaagagagagagagagagtaatacTCATATATATGAGGAAAtagaaatagactataaatacatattgcaaaagtgaatctacttcttttactacaatctaaataatttttaagtaacacagatatagtttattagcaattacatagtggtgtttaACACCGGTGCTCACTGACGTCACTGTtcaactaaaggagaaagcccataaactgcgttcaaaataggagcatgaagtgacccaatttattttaaaataaaatcttgactatgagtggtaattcaaagaaacacagctatttttatagtcctttagttgcagaataagaatctgctttcagtttttttttgtaagttaaaccgtcaccaaataaaaaaataaaataaaaatttgacctagttcccgaatacggtgtgcctaatataagaatctactattgATCTATATTTAATCTATATTCTAATTTCTAGTACAACTACTGAACTAGACTTTTCTAGTGTACTACCTACTTGCTACTAACTAGACCTAGCAGAGCAGAGAACATGATACCTAACATAGATGATAGGCCAGGCTTTCTAGTTTTTAAGCCCTTACCTTTTTTAAGTTTTCAACATTGAtattaaataagattttttcgCTTTTTCCTAACAAATATAAACGACAAATTAAGTTACGTAACAAAATCATAGAGTTTTGTTTcgtctcttttttcttttttttttaaatgtttgcttTATATTGGTTAGTGGCACAGTTATATATCTATCTCTttgcacagacctatatataataaCTTTATGACTATAATAGACCCATGTCTGTGTCATGGCTTACGGTCCAATTTATAATGGTCCAATAAATTCTAGTCTACTCgatggcgtagcaaccatggcgcgaagcgGTTCAAGAACCCGGTCCCGCGACCTTTAAAGGCCCACTCCCTGCCACCTAGCAACCATGACGCTAAGGGGATCATTGCGCTCGGACCCATGACTCATGACCGATTGGGGCTACTTGAGCCCTTGGGGATGACATTAAAGTGGAAACAAAATTGCACTCTAGTtaattaaagctttttttttttttaaagaaacgttcTTCACGTTATGCCcaaactttatattaacttaAAAACGTTAACCAGTTTGTGTTTTCAGATAATGTGTGTAACAGAGACTCGGGCTGCTTTGGTGTAAAGAACttctatttcattaggtttttttGTAATAATATGGTTAGCCCCAATCGTAATGTGGTGACGTTTTGTTCTTTTCCCTGTGTGCTATAATAACATCATTGATAGTATTACAGGAATCGAAGGGGTTGGGATGGGAAGGTGAGAAAGTTTGTTTAAGGAAATAGTAGGTCGATATGAATAGTCCTGATAGTACGAACACAAATTTCGACACTGTTGCTAGTTACGCAACTTTTCAAAGATTATTCCGTTTCCCTTTTTGTTTGCCTTTCTTAATTTTTCAAGTAACATAAATCGAGATCTAGATTTGACATTACATATTAAGCTAGCTAAGAAACAAACATCATATTCTGTTTCATAAGGAATCGTTGAAGATGTTACATTTTGTGCGCTATCATTATGAAAGGCTAAATCGATTTTTGGCTTTTAACAAAGATCTACAAGATAGTTAGAGATATGATCGAATTTATAATGAAATAGTGTCTCTCACTGATTAGGCCTAATGCTTAGTAATTGGTTCATAGTTCtgagaaaattaattttaatggcTCCCTGGCTATGTCCATGAGTTTGGATAAAAGGTTAGCTAGCAAAATAGAATATATGAGGGAAGATTGATCCAAGTAAGGTTCTTCGTGTTTATACTAAGTCTAAATTCCCAAAAAAACTTCcgtttctatataaaaaatatagttcTTAATGTTTGTTTTCAGCTACACCCCGATTGAACTGCAGTTTCGATCTTCCCGGACCATATTTCGAGAATAGGGAGTAGTTTACTGAATTATGACGAGGGATGCAAACAATCCTTTAGACTATCTCATGGTTAAACGGGGCTCACATAACGTTTTTAGTGCTGGGATATTAAAGAGGCACTGCTACACATCCAGGCTATCCAACCCAGACACCGACTTTTTCGTGGACCACTTATATAGATAGGCCAAACCCTGGACTTGACCGCACAATATCCAGAAGCTTTGGAGTTATACTGGCTGTATGTAACATTGAAGATGTGGTCAAAAAGACTTCTCTTTGCTGGCAAGCCTTTTCTTTAAAGAGACAAtgttcaatgaaaaaaactttGCTTGAGCCtctgttttaaataaatataataccgGTATTCTGATAGAGATAATGATGTTTTTGAATCTCATAAAGGTGGAATGTCTCGGATATTGGGGATCTCTTATAATGCTTGATGAATAGAGAAATTCACTCAAGTGCTTAGCTGATAGATGGGCAAGACTTGTAGATAAAGACAAagttaaattgaatttaaaaaaaaacaacagaaaagaaataaagtttGCTAATAAATTTAttcgtctaaaaaaaaaagtgaacatttgtttaaattgaaCATCAATACAGAGAAGTAGCACCAAAAGCATATTAACATAAACATGGATAACTCATTCACTCAGTGAGCAAAGGATTCTATATAAAGTTTAATCAAATTAATATGTGAAAACTATTGGTTCACtttacattttaacatttattactACACTGTTTCAGAAACTTGTTTAAGGTTGCTATTATGTATACACACTAACTATgctcttaatttaaaaaatatatttaggcctataaacGCCAGGGATGTTGAGATATCAGAGAGGATAAATTATACATATCTTTTGCTTAAATTGTTAAGCTTTAATTAACAGATACAGAGTTATTTGTTATGACTTGATTCAATCAAAATGTAAACTAGACTGCATAGTGTGATCTGTCATGGATAACCGTAtcttatggagtgtgtgtgtgtgtaggtgatAATGAAGAAAGGGAGCACTGATTGTAAGTCTTGTAGAACGATACAAGATAAGCGGCTCTGTCATAAGCTATGTTATGAACGAGAGACGACTCCAGGATGCCagagtgtaaagacgtgttttcaTCACGAGTTAGATTTGTTTAATTATTAGTTTATTTCAAATGATCACAAGTTCTATATTTCAAAATAGtatacgcctacatcggtttaatTGTTTATTAGCAATCTGGTGCTTAAAGTCCACGACCGTCGTCAACACTGTAATACAGGAAatcgtttatatttttttttaatagtgctttgataaaagaaaatgtgttaatttctttatttcaaaCTATATGTTTACGAAATTTAAATGCCAGTACTACCATttgtatatcttttttttactcagcttattattttttctctgcaCTTAGAGGACGCTGGACTAAGGATTTAGTGTTCCtatatttttttggttattttatcAACTGTTTTGTTTCCTTAGGAATAGTATGCATTGAAAGACTACCTGGTCAAAAAAGCAGAAAGCTGCTAAAGCTGACTTCTAGTTTGTCACTGGCCATAAAGATTTAGCCCCTAAACACTCACACGCACACTTACATATATTACCCGAACTAAGCTTTTTAAAAggtattttaaatgttaaaaaaaaaatacggatACTGAAAGGGTAGGACAGGGTAAACAGTACATATTTAGTGAGGTTCTCAATGCAGACTATTGCAGACTAATACATTATGTATAGCTATGCCACTCGACCCTTTACAGTGGAATTGACACTTTATAAGAGGAAATGACATTGCTTATGGCAGTTTGGCACTTTATAGTGGAATTGACACTTTAGGAACATTTTTTATAGTGGTTTGACACTTTATAGTGGAATTGACACTTTATGGAGAAATCGACATTTTTATAATGGTTTGACTCATAATGGTAGAATTGACACTATTGAAGAAATGCCATTTTTATGGTGGTTTGACTCTTTATGATGGAATTAACACTTAATGGAGGAATCGATGTTTTCATAAGCTATAAAATGGAATTATTTGATCACAATTATGCTCTTGAAGTTCACATGTGTTAAATGTACCAGAAATCCTGACTAACGCTCGTACTTATTGCGATTGTATCACATCTGTGAGGTAATTCAAACATTGTAAGTAAGTTCCCATTGGGAACACAGTAGAATAGTCCCTAAAAAGGTGACAGCATAAATTATGGAAACTTAGGGtgcaaataaatttaaaaaaaaaaaacaacatggcaATGATATGTTTATAACGAACAGacagtttctgttttaaaagtgtAACAAAAATACAGTCAATTTGGCAGGAAGATCTTTTGTAATTTTCTGAAATGTATAAGCAGTAGGCAACTTGGCTGGCTTGACCATGCACACCGAAGGTCACAGGGTCGACCTCTGCAAGGTCTATTGTATGGAGATGTAATAGACCACAGGAGACACACTGCATGTCACAGGGTCGACTTCTGCAAGGTCTATTGTATGGAGGTGTAATAGACCACAGGAGACACACCGAAGGTCACAGGGTCGACCTCTGCAAGGTCTATTGTATGGAGATGTAATAGACCACAGGAGACACACTGCATGTCACAGGGTCGACCTCTGCAAGGTCTATTGTATGGAGGTGTAATAGACCACAGGAGACACACTGCATGTGGTCCACTCCTACGTCACGTGAAGCTCTTCAAGTGTGACAACAACAGATTATAAAACATACAGGATGGACCACATGTAGAGAAATCATAATTGAAGGTTCCTGGATTGTAGATGGTGAACACAATAAAGTAAGAAAAGGGCAGACAACGGCCAGCGTATGGTGATTACAAACGCTTTACTTGTAACCGTGAATGTGTATCAAAGAATGGCCTCTTTAGTTACACGAGAAGCTGCA contains the following coding sequences:
- the LOC129923130 gene encoding uncharacterized protein LOC129923130, translating into MILLRNLICRLYLLGKSEKILFNINVENLKKVCLVKLYNQSSNFPTIPSLLYTMKRSFDQEDDKAESSNTPRKKIKKDKTSDVAKTDEKHSGTDVKKIDKIVMKKKEKVVESVTKIKFKNDDKKGEVKLLLSYN
- the LOC106078175 gene encoding uncharacterized protein LOC106078175 encodes the protein MNVDEIVLKKKVKTLESMTMIKFKKDNKKDKASDVAKTDKKHSGSVVKEMDKIVMKKKEKVVESVTEIKCKNDDRKGKTPSIAIADKQDNDVTESSSVVKVRGVS